A stretch of the Panicum virgatum strain AP13 chromosome 9N, P.virgatum_v5, whole genome shotgun sequence genome encodes the following:
- the LOC120688982 gene encoding protein TIFY 11e-like, whose amino-acid sequence MPGADVPVAVAHEEAEPGPAPRQLTISYGGRVVVLEDVPADRAAELLRVAAAACQPESIWPRADGSHEHTEHRVELNARVFLALRTTYSFLMSRTQVYISNTAQGAAPRISNTAQGAAPRDLPVARKASLQRFMEKRRGRAAARGSPYSRPDAAGASPHPDHLALAL is encoded by the exons ATGCCGGGCGCGGACGTGCCCGTCGCGGTCGCGCACGAGGAGGCGGAGCccgggccggcgccgcggcagcTGACCATCTCGTACGGCGGGCGCGTGGTGGTGCTCGAGGACGTCCCCGCCGACAGGGCGGCCGAGCTGCTCCGCGTCGCGGCGGCCGCGTGTCAGCCGGAATCTATCTGGCCAAGAGCAGACGGCTCTCATGAACACACGGAACACAGGGTGGAACTCAACGCGAGAGTGTTTTTAGCACTACGAACAACTTACagcttttta ATGAGCAGAACACAAGTTTATATATCTAACACCGCGCAGGGGGCGGCGCCGCGTATATCTAACACCGCGCagggggcggcgccgcgcgACCTGCCGGTGGCGAGGAAGGCGTCGCTGCAGCGGTTCATGGAGAAGCGCAGGggccgggccgccgcgcgcgggtcGCCCTACAGCCGCccggacgccgccggcgcgtcgccGCACCCGGACCATCTCGCGCTCGCGCTCTGA